Proteins encoded together in one Penicillium digitatum chromosome 1, complete sequence window:
- a CDS encoding GPI-anchor biosynthesis protein (Pig-F), putative has product MAPETSSAPGASSLTSQASDEKPSAPPVNVLPSLIARIYSIAHPALLLALGATRFEALVADPTKELLSTLPWLTIVQIFYVIVCLSPAGSTPSTETSASAPADGKSSPRPSGSGGAARHVKYGKRKQNANSWARIWSRLLPALLSLSLTFALATPVLAVILVLFGAPLTTHNLETVLCAAHMAVLSATALIYAHGADRAVWNEVWGIARPVDAVWGGALGTALGAWFGAIPIPLDWDRPWQAFPITILVGAYIGYAVGSLLARTPLVYGKSVKFTSEVSETEKKTN; this is encoded by the exons ATGGCCCCAGAGACCTCTTCTGCACCAGGAGCTTCATCATTGACATCCCAGGCCTCTGACGAGAAACCATCCGCCCCTCCCGTCAATGTCCTCCCCTCGCTGATAGCCCGGATCTACTCAATTGCGCACCCAGCTCTCCTTTTGGCATTGGGCGCTACTCGTTTCGAAGCATTAGTGGCGGACCCCACAAAAGAGCTGCTTTCAACCTTACCATGGCTCACCATTGTACAAATTTTCTACGTGATTGTTTGTCTTTCGCCCGCCGGGTCGACACCGTCAACAGAGACGAGCGCGTCCGCTCCGGCTGATGGCAAATCAAGTCCTCGGCCATCTGGGTCTGGCGGTGCCGCACGTCATGTAAAATATGGAAAGCGGAAGCAGAACGCCAACAGCTGGGCGAGAATTTGGTCCCGGTTACTG CCGGCTCTCCTCTCGCTCTCTCTGACATTCGCACTGGCCACTCCGGTTCTTGCAGTTATTCTGGTTCTGTTCGGCGCTCCGCTCACAACGCATAATCTCGAGACCGTTCTGTGTGCGGCCCACATGGCTGTTCTATCCGCAACGGCCCTGATCTATGCTCATGGGGCGGACCGCGCCGTCTGGAATGAGGTTTGGGGAATTGCCCGTCCCGTCGATGCGGTCTGGGGTGGTGCGCTTGGCACAGCCTTGGGGGCGTGGTTTGGCGCTATTCCTATTCCTCTTGACTG GGACCGACCTTGGCAAGCATTCCCGATCACGATTCTCGTTGGAGCCTACATCGGGTATGCCGTTGGTTCCTTGCTTGCTCGTACTCCACTGGTTTACGGCAAGAGCGTCAAATTCACCTCTGAGGTGAGCGAGACCGAGAAGAAGACCAACTAG
- a CDS encoding Transcription factor, giving the protein MPPHRRTRASIACERCKRRKTKCNGELPVCSACERSGSNCTWPKLPGLDAFHTTEHSQLAQYASRLERQVAELQNRLQSQNESCTQEVAPQSISPVNNHGELSTDVVLLSMNAAAEPSFIGATSGFSLSRLVEGILSESILTRRVRDNETTVSGQIPMREQSSVATDQEDVMYSLHPEMRQCTSPETYFTRALRHIDSALASQSLERIQALLLIALYLLRTPSNVSNLGSWHIIGLAIRHAVEMGLHRNLRDSRARRLNTNDLNLRNRVFWSAYILDRAVSLTLGRPFALAEHEIDVPVHDSTKYQSFIHMCHLRRLESRIHREIFGADVHEASDEKIDCFRYELDAWRLAVPVSIDASFVLPGYSLYDTKEFFDIQYSKALRMLLQRRITAAKKEVEGDVSKTSEYLTLSARAAGDICQHYKVLHQRRPLGWNLLALHSIFTAGLTLLYSTWIRKDRPDLVALEDIRACSCVLFAISEQWPSTKRFRDIFEAMAREMMEILKLSQAQNWTGSFPVDANAFGGEGFWSIFDDLVEDDYIRDQFRLEGTMS; this is encoded by the exons ATGCCACCACATCGAAGAACCCGGGCATCTATTGCTTGTGAGCGATGCAAGCGCCGTAAGACAAAa TGTAATGGCGAGCTCCCCGTGTGTTCGGCCTGCGAGCGGTCAGGATCCA ATTGTACGTGGCCAAAATTGCCTGGGCTGGATGCCTTCCACACTACAGAGCACTCGCAACTGGCACAATATGCTAGTAGACTAGAAAGACAAGTTGCCGAGCTACAAAATCGCCTGCAGTCCCAGAATGAAAGCTGCACTCAGGAAGTGGCCCCACAATCTATCTCACCAGTTAATAATCATGGCGAGCTATCGACGGATGTTGTGCTTTTGAGTATGAACGCCGCTGCAGAGCCGTCATTTATCGGTGCAACGTCAGGCTTCTCGCTTTCTAGGCTCGTGGAAGGAATCTTGTCCGAGTCTATCTTGACGAGAAGGGTTCGAGATAATGAGACCACTGTGTCTGGTCAAATACCAATGCGAGAGCAGTCGTCTGTGGCTACAGACCAAGAAGATGT AATGTATTCC CTACACCCTGAGATGCGTCAATGTACAAGTCCAGAG ACATACTTTACACGTGCCCTGCGCCATATCGATTCGGCTTTAGCGAGCCAGAGCCTGGAACGGATCCAAGCCCTCCTTTTAATTGCCCTCTATCTTCTCCGAACTCCCAGTAATGTgtcaaaccttggaagttgGCACATTATCGGGCTCGCCATCAGACATGCGGTTGAGATGGGTCTTCACCGCAACCTTCGTGATTCTCGGGCGAGACGATTGAATACGAACGATCTGAACTTGCGTAATCGTGTCTTCTGGAGTGCATACATTTTGGATAGAGCGGTCTCATTGACCCTTGGCAGACCATTTGCTCTAGCAGAACATGAGATTGACGTTCCG GTACATGACTCGACAAAATACCAATCATTCATCCATATGTGCCATTTGCGACGGCTTGAAAGCCGTATACATCGTGAAATATTTGGTGCCGACGTGCATGAAGCTTCTGATGAAAAGATTGACTGTTTCCGGTATGAGCTCGATGCCTGGAGACTCGCTGTCCCGGTCTCGATAGATGCCTCCTTTGTTCTCCCTGGTTACTCGCTGTATGACACAAAGGAATTCTTCGATATACAATACAGCAAGGCACTACGTATGCTCCTCCAGCGACGTATCACTGCTGCAAAGAAAGAAGTAGAAGGAGATGTTTCGAAGACATCAGAGTATCTCACACTGAGTGCTCGCGCAGCCGGAGACATCTGCCAACATTACAAGGTGCTCCATCAGCGAAGGCCGTTGGGTTGGAATCTCCTGGCCCTACACTCTATTTTTACGGCTGGACTCACACTCCTATATTCTACCTGGATTAGGAAGGACAGGCCCGACCTCGTCGCATTGGAAGACATTCGAGCCTGTTCGTGTGTTTTGTTTGCCATTTCAGAGCAATGGCCGTCGACAAAACGATTCAGGGATATTTTTGAAGCCATGGCGCGCGAAATGATGGAAATTTTGAAACTCAGCCAAGCTCAGAACTGGACTGGATCGTTTCCAGTGGATGCGAATGCGTTTGGGGGGGAGGGATTTTGGTCGATTTTTGACGATTTGGTGGAAGACGATTACATTCGCGATCAGTTTAGGCTTGAGGGAACGATGAGTTAA
- a CDS encoding Peptidase C45, acyl-coenzyme A:6-aminopenicillanic acid acyl-transferase has product MSVHPFYQHVVVTGLPYDRGFSYGEQTKEKIRLNVAYYKQPGKLGPWFSVSSVIKNCYIPGLQRYWPSGWEEMRGVAAGAGVTVEEIVMLNARYDLSHVRFEAIPEILQEAPAVEVAVEEFKAAEVSEPTEKPPAEEKTICKDQQVEVAEECTSVIILAPATRDREVFTAQNWDMSHRLFTEDAIIYLEIHPDSSENIPSMFLVTEAGQLGRSGCNSAGLGLTANSLQSNMDLAPDCSIPIPPSVALRRLFLEQSNYSMGLNDTEDDLQVRHFIGFKKAVPGAQ; this is encoded by the exons ATGTCCGTGCATCCGTTTTATCAACATGTGGTGGTCACGGGGTTACCCTATGACCGCGGATTCTCCTATGGTGAGCAAACCAAGGAGAAGATCCGGCTCAACGTCGCGTACTATAAGCAGCCGGGAAAGCTAGGACCCTG GTTTTCGGTTTCGAGTGTCATTAAAAACTGCTACATTCCCGGGCTGCAGCGTTACTGGCCATCGGGATGGGAAGAGATGCGTGGTGTTGCCGCTGGCGCTGGTGTTACCGTCGAAGAAATTGTCATGTTGAATGCGCGATATGATCTCTCGCATGTAAGGTTCGAGGCTATTCCTGAAATTCTTCAGGAGGCGCCTGCCGTCGAAGTAGCTGTGGAGGAATTTAAGGCAGCCGAGGTTTCCGAACCTACCGAGAAGCCTCCCGCTGAGGAAAAGACCATCTGCAAAGACCAGCAGGTTGAAGTCGCAGAAGAATGTACATCCGTAATCATTCTAGCCCCTGCCACAAGGGACCGGGAGGTCTTCACTGCGCAGAACTGGGATATGTCCCACCGACTTTTCACCGAAGACGCCATTATCTACCTCGAGATTCATCCAGATTCCTCCGAAAACATCCCGTCAATGTTCCTTGTCACTGAGGCAGGTCAGCTGGGCCGCTCAGGGTGCAACAGCGCCGGGCTAGGACTCACAGCAAACTCCCTGCAGAGCAACATGGACCTAGCGCCCGACTGCTCAATCCCTATCCCCCCATCTGTGGCGTTGAGACGGCTATTTCTTGAGCAATCTAATTACTCAATGGGACTTAA TGACACCGAGGACGATCTTCAGGTCCGTCATTTCATCGGGTTCAAAAAAGCCGTACCTGGTGCACAGTAA
- a CDS encoding Major facilitator superfamily domain, general substrate transporter: MFNGDLVLEYSEREESIVRWKLDLSLAPMMLISYMLSFVDKGILSTAAVYGLQTDLRLKGQQYSWSNSIFYFGFLIWQYPNSIFMQRLHIGRWIGGMVFFWGVCVAATAGVTNFATLAVARFFLGVFEASNNPVFTLLVSQYYTRQEHPLRACLWWAGGPIAAFIGDGVSNGIGHFHGALSRWRYLYLIFGPITMAWGIFLFFAMPSSPMTAWFLTPRERHIAVVRVLQNHTGMQNRQYKRYQVIECFRDPQVLMLFAIVFLQCIPGGGLTAFNKIILTGLGYSSVESTVVAMPEHVIQLVSVLLAGGICSYIGKGRCIAMILSNICVLVGSVLLYTLPAEKKMSRLGAVYSLLTCTVSYIMCISIISSNIAGFTKKMTASVMVFVGYCVGQIITPQFFISSEAPTYPTGFRAYFVTASMMIVLQAALMIYYLNENRCRDKRSKGMVIADKANQHHILETDLMDLTDREQPNFRYTW, encoded by the exons ATGTTCAACGGCGACTTGGTGCTGGAGTACAgcgaaagagaagagagtaTCGTTCGCTGGAAGCTTGATCTGTCGCTCGCCCCCATG ATGCTCATAAGTTATATGCTCTCTTTTGTCGACAAAGGAATCTTATCGACGGCCGCAGTGTATGGGCTCCAAACTGATCTG CGCCTTAAAGGTCAACAGTACAGCTGGTCCAACTCCATATTCTACTTCGG ATTCTTGATCTGGCAGTACCCTAACTCAATCTTCATGCAGCGCCTACACATCGGGCGCTGGATAGGAGGCATGGTATTCTTCTGGGGTGTTTGCGTCGCGGCTACAGCAGGAGTCACCAATTTTGCTACGCTGGCCGTCGCCCGATTTTTCCTGGGCGTCTTCGAGGCATCGAATAACCCTGTCTTTACCCTCCTAGTCAGCCAGTACTATACCCGACAGGAACATCCTTTGCGGGCATGCTTATGGTGGGCTGGTGGTCCTATCGCAGCATTTATCGGTGACGGCGTGTCTAATGGAATCGGCCATTTCCATGGCGCATTGAGCAGATGGCGATATCTGTACTTGATCTTCGGTCCCATTACAATGGCCTGGGGAATATTCCTCTTTTTCGCCATGCCATCCTCGCCCATGACTGCCTGGTTTTTAACTCCCCGGGAAAGGCACATCGCGGTTGTCAGG GTCTTGCAAAACCATACTGGAATGCAGAACCGGCAATACAAGAGATACCAGGTCATAGAATGCTTCCGCGACCCCCAGGTCCTGATGCTATTTGCCATTGTGTTCCTTCAGTGTATTCCCGGTGGAGGATTGACTGCT TTCAACAAAATCATTCTTACGGGCCTTGGCTACTCTAGTGTCGAATCTACAGTGGTTGCGATGCCCGAGCATGTGATTCAGCTCGTCTCAGTACTGCTCGC GGGTGGGATCTGTTCCTACATTGGCAAAGGAAGATGTATCGCGATGATTTTGAGCAACATTTGCGTGCTGGTTGGGAGTGTCCTACTTTACA CTCTTCCCGCCGAAAAAAAGATGTCACGTCTGGGCGCCGTTTACTCGCTCCTCACATGTACTGTCTCATACATCATGTGCATATCAATAATCTCGTCTAACATAGCTGGATTCACCAAGAAGATGACAGCAAGC GTCATGGTTTTTGTTGGTTATTGTGTTGGCCAAATTATTACACCGCAGTTCTTCATCTCCTCCGAGGCACCGACATATCCCACAGGATTCCGGGCATATTTCGTTACCGCGTCGATGATGATTGTCCTTCAAGCCGCTTTGAT GATTTATTATCTAAACGAGAATCGATGCCGTGATAAACGCAGCAAAGGAATGGTTATCGCAGACAAAGCTAACCAACATCATATCTTGGAGACTGATTTGATGGATTTGACAGATCGGGAGCAGCCGAACTTCCGATACACTTGGTGA
- a CDS encoding Rho GTPase activator (Sac7), putative, which yields MVTVGKSHPGADPVHPLPTSPDPVGANSPPSKRDLASWWKQFKRSTRKEELKEEAPRGIFGIALNVSIKYANVAISLTNDHGESFIYGYVPIVVAKCGVFLKEKATDVEGIFRLNGSAKRIKDLQEVFDSPERYGKGLDWSGYTVHDAANVLRRYLNQLPEPIVPLEFYERFREPLRIYQRQVLEGKDTSDADKFDHAKAVETYQNLIIELPPLNKQLLLYILDLLAVFASKSDQNRMPSANLSAIFQPGMLSHPQHDMSPEEYKLSQDVLIFLIENQDHFLFGMSGTAADEQTMKEVEAGIPRPATHPTVRRSVSNASANTESHRKLDGIRRNVSVSSRNSRHSSNAQSPATPTSITGGGSSGGGVGVHRSNTLPSKMGPILTSARYTRANDTGSNNTPGLSVSNHGSRSTSRTPSVREEPEQPQPIPESISHPVPQPVSKQTSEQRPEQLPEQIPEQTPEQRTPSRSTASLTPGNVYVHTSTHGPLPPATAGRLSNSETTRPHESSNTAVPSTPAASPPQVVTPSRERKLSNFFTKSPPPDGELREPRQPNRLKKKRIPGSASLSAQSSANSLHAPSVDPSVDLEPKYENRSMEAAVGDTTPRPPTAATLGSQESPFDSNPALVEGTWQPHTDHSLRPHKSRTPSINSRSSFTDQSDMDQPEDVSRHENRRSWLFHLSSKRTSEQLGLGFASPPLVATNPRAGQSTSSFGSGHYQNTDLSSHPLSLDAGVQGSSSIGSDPEKKSLFGKFKAKVAQVRDGVRDDREHTLSPTRSETDPSLANQPLPPIATESINGNPASVEHPNEQPQEEHLRSPVSPLPGAGFPPSIPEEPHSPEMSTAVPVVERKESAQPPATESVLAPEPTVSHDLAKESAVLPTSAA from the exons ATGGTGACGGTCGGCAAGTCGCACCCGGGTGCTGACCCCGTCCACCCTCTCCCCACCTCACCCGATCCGGTCGGCGCCAATTCCCCGCCTTCGAAGCGAGATTTAGCCTCATGGTGGAAGCAGTTCAAACGAAGCAccagaaaagaagaattgaAAG AAGAGGCCCCCCGCGGCATCTTCGGGATTGCGCTCAATGTTAGTATCAAGTATGCTAATGTGGCAATCTCCTTGACCAACGACCACGGCGAGAGCTTCATTTATGGTTACGTGCCAATTGTCGTGGCAAAGTGTGGAGTGTTCCTGAAGGAAAAAG CAACGGATGTGGAGGGCATTTTTCGTCTTAACGGATCAGCTAAGCGTATTAAGGACCTTCAGGAGGTCTTCGATTCTCCCGAGCGATATGGCAAAGGACTCGACTGGTCAGGATACACCGTCCATGATGCAGCAAACGTGCTTCGCCGATACCTGAACCAGCTTCCCGAACCCATTGTGCCACTAGAGTTTTACGAGCGCTTCCGTGAACCCCTGCGTATCTACCAGCGACAGGTTCTAGAAGGCAAGGACACATCTGATGCCGACAAGTTCGACCATGCAAAGGCTGTCGAGACATACCAGAACCTTATCATCGAGCTGCCCCCATTGAACAAGCAACTGCTCCTCTACATCCTCGATCTTCTCGCGGTTTTCGCCTCAAAGTCCGATCAGAATCGCATGCCGTCGGCTAACCTGTCCGCGATTTTCCAACCAGGCATGCTGTCCCATCCCCAGCACGATATGTCGCCCGAGGAATACAAATTGAGTCAGGATgtgttgattttcttgatcgAGAATCAGGATCACTTCCTGTTCGGAATGAGTGGCACGGCTGCCGATGAGCAGACAATGAAGGAAGTGGAGGCAGGGATTCCACGACCCGCAACTCACCCGACCGTTCGAAGATCGGTATCCAACGCTAGTGCGAACACGGAAAGCCATCGCAAGTTGGACGGGATCCGACGAAATGTCTCCGTTTCATCCCGCAACTCACGTCATTCTAGCAACGCTCAAAGTCCCGCAACTCCCACCTCAATCACTGGAGGTGGTAGTAGCGGTGGCGGTGTCGGTGTCCATCGAAGCAACACTCTGCCCTCAAAGATGGGCCCCATATTGACCTCTGCCCGTTACACAAGAGCCAATGACACTGGCTCGAACAATACCCCCGGCCTCTCTGTTTCCAATCACGGTTCTCGGTCGACTAGTCGGACACCCTCGGTGCGAGAAGAGCCCGAGCAGCCTCAGCCGATCCCTGAGTCGATCTCTCATCCAGTTCCTCAGCCAGTCTCTAAACAGACTTCCGAACAGCGTCCTGAGCAACTTCCTGAGCAAATTCCTGAGCAAACTCCTGAGCAGCGGACCCCTAGTCGATCAACTGCCTCATTGACTCCAGGCAACGTTTATGTGCACACCTCAACCCATGGCCCATTGCCTCCCGCAACTGCTGGACGTCTGAGCAATAGCGAAACTACCAGGCCGCATGAGAGCTCCAACACGGCGGTCCCCTCCACCCCGGCCGCTTCACCTCCACAGGTCGTGACCCCGAGCCGTGAGCGCAAACTTTCAAATTTCTTCACAAAGTCACCGCCACCCGATGGTGAATTGAGAGAACCCCGGCAGCCGAATCgcttgaagaagaagcgcaTTCCCGGGAGTGCAAGCTTGAGCGCGCAAAGCTCGGCTAACTCACTCCATGCTCCGAGCGTAGATCCCAGTGTGGATCTTGAACCTAAATATGAAAACCGGTCTATGGAAGCTGCTGTTGGTGACACCACTCCGAGACCGCCAACTGCTGCCACACTAGGCAGCCAAGAGAGCCCTTTTGATTCCAACCCAGCTCTTGTAGAGGGTACTTGGCAACCTCACACTGACCACTCTCTCCGACCTCACAAGTCACGCACGCCCTCCATAAACTCGCGTTCATCGTTCACTGATCAGTCTGATATGGATCAGCCTGAAGACGTCTCTCGCCATGAAAATCGCCGTAGTTGGCTGTTTCATCTATCGTCCAAGCGTACCAGTGAGCAACTTGGCCTAGGTTTCGCGTCTCCGCCCCTAGTTGCGACGAATCCCCGAGCCGGTCAAAGCACCAGTTCATTCGGCAGTGGTCACTATCAAAACACGGATCTCTCCAGCCACCCACTGAGCTTGGATGCTGGTGTTCAAGGCTCTTCCTCTATAGGATCAGATCCCGAGAAGAAGAGTTTGTTTGGAAAGTTCAAGGCTAAGGTAGCTCAGGTTCGGGACGGTGTTAGGGATGACCGTGAGCACACACTGAGCCCTACACGATCGGAGACCGACCCTTCCCTCGCCAACCAGCCTCTTCCTCCCATTGCCACGGAGTCAATAAATGGCAACCCTGCTTCAGTTGAACATCCAAATGAGCAGCCCCAAGAAGAGCATCTGCGTTCGCCTGTATCTCCCTTGCCTGGTGCTGGCTTTCCTCCATCAATCCCCGAAGAGCCGCACAGTCCCGAGATGTCTACGGCTGTGCCTGTCGTTGAACGGAAGGAGTCAGCTCAGCCACCTGCTACTGAGTCGGTGTTGGCACCAGAACCAACAGTGTCCCATGATCTCGCGAAAGAGAGCGCAGTGCTGCCCACCTCCGCTGCATGA
- a CDS encoding Mitochondrial import inner membrane translocase subunit tim9, producing MEGLNASEQREFASRMERKQMKEFMTMYSKMVQRCFDDCVNDFTTKSLINREETCIMRCVDKNLKSSARLNERFQEQNAAMMQSGSMGGN from the exons ATGGAAGG ACTTAACGCATCGGAACAGCGCGAGTTCGCCTCCCGCATGGAGCGCAAGCAGATGAAGGAGTTCATGACC ATGTACTCCAAGATGGTCCAGCGCTGCTTCGATGACTGTGTCAACGACTTCACCACCAAGTCTCTCATCAACCGCGAAGAGACTTGCATCATGCGCTGTGTTGACAAGAACCTCAAGAGCTCCGCCCGGTTGAACGAGCGCTTCCAGGAGCAGAATGCCGCCATGATGCAGAGTGGCTCTATGGGAGGCAACTAA
- a CDS encoding Formaldehyde dehydrogenase — protein sequence MNGDNWESYEGTSRHFPLLFFLCHRILRSTYSMASTVGKTITCKAAVAWEAGAPLSIEDIEVAPPKAGEVRIKIHHTGVCHTDAYTLSGKDPEGAFPVVLGHEGAGIVESIGEGVTSVKVGDYVIALYTPECRECKFCKSGKTNLCGKIRATQGKGVMPDGTSRFKARGKDLLHFMGTSTFSQYTVVADISVVAVTPKIPTDRSCLLGCGITTGYGAAVVTAKVEEGSNVAVFGVGCVGLSVLQGAVKNKAGKIIAVDVNDNKEAWARKFGATHFVNPTKLSGKTIQEHLIEMTDGGCDYTFDCTGNVGVMRAALEACHKGWGESIVIGVAAAGQEIATRPFQLVTGRVWKGCAFGGIKGRTQLPGLVDDYLNGELKVDEFITHRQSLDGINIAFETMKEGDCVRCVVDMQ from the exons ATGAA TGGGGACAATTGGGAATCATATGAGGGGACTT CccgtcattttccccttctcttcttcctctgccATCGTATTCTT AGATCAACATACTCAATGGCTAGCACAGTAGGAAAG ACAATCACTTGCAAG GCTGCCGTCGCCTGGGAAGCCGGTGCGCCTCTGTCTATTGAGGACATCGAAGTCGCTCCCCCCAAGGCTGGTGAGGTGCGCATTAAAATCCATCACACTGGTGTCTGTCATACCG ATGCCTACACTCTTTCCGGCAAGGATCCCGAGGGTGCTTTCCCCGTTGTCCTCGGTCACGAAGGTGCCGGTATTGTCGAGTCCATCGGTGAGGGCGTGACCTCCGTGAAAGTCGGCGACTACGTGATCGCTCTCTA CACCCCGGAATGCCGCGAGTGCAAGTTCTGCAAGTCTGGCAAGACGAATCTCTGTGGCAAGATCCGTGCTACCCAGGGTAAGGGGGTTATGCCTGATGGCACATCCCGCTTCAAGGCCCGTGGCAAGGACCTCTTGCACTTCATGGGTACCTCCACCTTCTCACAGTACACTGTCGTTGCCGATATCTCGGTCGTCGCTGTCACTCCCAAGATCCCCACTGATCGATCCTGTCTGCTCGGCTGCGGTATCACCACTGGTTACGGTGCTGCTGTCGTGACTGCCAAGGTCGAGGAGGGCTCCAACGTCGCTGTCTTCGGTGTCGGCTGTGTTGGTCTGTCAGTTTTGCAGGGTGCGGTCAAGAACAAGGCCGGGAAGATCATTGCTGTTGATGTCAACGATAACAAAGAGGCCTGGGCTCGCAAATTCGGCGCTACCCACTTCGTGAACCCCACCAAGCTCTCCGGTAAGACCATTCAGGAGCACCTGATTGAGATGACTGATGGTGGCTGTGACTACACCTTCGACTGCACTGGTAACGTCGGTGTCATGCGCGCTGCCCTCGAGGCCTGCCACAAGGGCTGGGGGGAGAGTATTGTTATCGgcgttgctgctgctggtcAGGAGATCGCCACTCGCC CATTCCAACTCGTCACTGGTCGTGTCTGGAAGGGATGTGCCTTCGGTGGCATCAAGGGTCGCACACAACTGCCTGGTCTCGTTGACGATTACCTCAACGGCGAGCTGAAGGTGGACGAGTTTATCACTCACCGCCAGTCGCTGGACGGTATTAACATTGCCTTCGAAACAATGAAGGAGGGTGACTGTGTTCGTTGTGTTGTCGACATGCAATAG
- a CDS encoding 1-aminocyclopropane-1-carboxylate deaminase, putative, with the protein MSSSKVTDPNPVPLPAPFSTIPRTPLLLGPSPIQPLPRITADLAKNNPHPLVTIYAKRDDLNSAYAYGGNKTRKLEYLLADAQAQGCTTLVSIGGVQSNHTRQVAAVAARSGLKARLVQEHWVDWTDPGYESTGNIQLSRLMGADVRLDPSGFGIEHKNTAQAVVEEAKADGEKPYYIPAGASDHPLGGLGFARWAFEVRQQEVEMGVFFDTVLVCAVTGSTFAGMIAGFKLLERLYPEDAKRKVIGIDASATVEATKAQVLRIAKNTAAKIGLSEDDITEQDVILDERYHAGTYGIPDRQTWDAIEYAAKTEAFITDPVYEGKSFAGMMDMIRRGEIQGGNILYAHLGGQLALNAYSELGRTNE; encoded by the coding sequence ATGTCATCTTCCAAAGTGACCGACCCAAACCCGGTCCCTCTACCAGCCCCCTTCTCCACAATCCCCCGAACCCCCCTCCTGTTAGGCCCCTCACCAATCCAACCCCTCCCCCGCATCACCGCCGATCTCGCCAAAAACAACCCCCACCCACTCGTAACCATCTACGCCAAACGCGATGATCTAAACTCCGCCTACGCCTATGGCGGCAACAAAACCCGCAAACTCGAGTACCTCCTCGCTGACGCCCAAGCGCAGGGATGCACGACCCTCGTCTCCATCGGCGGCGTGCAAAGCAACCACACGCGCCAAGTCGCAGCCGTCGCCGCGCGTTCCGGACTGAAAGCCCGTCTCGTGCAGGAGCACTGGGTCGACTGGACTGATCCCGGCTACGAGAGCACGGGCAATATTCAGCTGTCACGACTGATGGGCGCGGATGTGCGACTCGATCCGTCTGGGTTCGGCATCGAGCACAAGAACACCGCGCAAGCGGTTGTTGAGGAGGCGAAGGCCGATGGGGAAAAGCCTTACTACATCCCTGCTGGTGCATCGGATCACCCGCTTGGTGGACTTGGGTTTGCGCGGTGGGCGTTTGAGGTCCGGCAGCAGGAGGTAGAGATGGGGGTTTTCTTTGATACGGTTCTTGTTTGTGCTGTGACTGGGTCGACCTTTGCGGGTATGATCGCTGGGTTTAAGTTGTTGGAGAGGTTGTATCCTGAGGACGCGAAGAGGAAGGTTATTGGGATTGATGCTTCTGCAACGGTTGAGGCAACCAAAGCGCAGGTTTTGCGCATTGCAAAGAACACGGCTGCGAAGATTGGGCTTAGTGAGGATGACATTACCGAGCAAGATGTTATTCTTGATGAGCGATACCATGCCGGTACGTATGGTATTCCTGATCGTCAGACTTGGGATGCGATTGAATATGCGGCGAAGACGGAGGCGTTTATCACGGACCCAGTCTATGAAGGGAAGAGCTTTGCGGGTATGATGGATATGATTCGTCGTGGGGAGATACAAGGTGGAAACATCTTGTATGCGCACCTTGGTGGGCAGTTGGCTCTGAATGCTTACTCCGAGCTAGGTCGGACCAATGAATAG